The following nucleotide sequence is from Pandoraea thiooxydans.
GAATTGCCCCGCCGGGCAATCGTCCGGCAGCGTGTAGTCGACCGGTGCCCGATTGCACTCGCTGTTATAGCGCGCCGCTTCGATGGCTTGCGGATCGATATCGACCCCCACCACGCGCGCCGCGCCACATTTTTTGGCAAGAATGGCGAGGATGCCCGAGCCGCAACCATAGTCGAGCACGGTCGGTTTGACCGCCGGATCGATGTGCTGCTCCAGCCACTCCATGCACAGGCGCGTGGTGGGGTGGCTTCCGGTACCGAATGCCAGTCCCGGGTCGAGTTCGAGCACCAGAGCGTCGTCCGCTTGCGGGGCGTCATGCCACGAGGGCACGACCCAGATTCGCTGTCCGATCTGCATGGGCTCGAATTGCGATTGCGTCAGGCGCACCCAGTCCTGTTCGGCGACTTCCCGCACGGTGTAGGGCGCCATGTGCGGCAAACCGATGGCGTTGGCAGCAGCGCCCAGCAGCACGGCCGGATCCTGATGTTCGTCGAGCAGCACGATGACGCGCGAATGCTGCCAGGCAGTGTCCGCCGGCTCGAGCCCGGGTTCGCCGAACAGGGGCTGCTCGTCCGGCGTATTCGCGTCGGCGTCCTCGACCGAGACGGACAGCGCACCCAGATCGAGCAGTGCGTCCGACAATGCTTCGGCCTGCGCGCGGGCCAGCTCCACCACCAGTTCGCGGTACATGGCTCGACTCAATTGCCGTCGACCGCGGATTTCTGCGCCAACTTGTGCTCGAGGTAGTGAATGCTGGTGCCGCCTTCGACGAACTTGGCATCGAGCATCAATTCGCGGTGCAGAGGAATATTGGTCTGGATGCCTTCGACGACGATCTCCGACAAAGCGACTCGCATCCGGTTGATGGCCTGCTCGCGAGTAGCCCCGTACGCGATGATCTTGCCGATCATCGAGTCGTAGTTGGGCGGCACGAAATAGCCGTTATAAACGTGGGAATCGATCCGGATGCCGGGGCCGCCCGGCATGTGCCAGGCGGTAATGCGCCCTGGCGATGGCGTGAACTTGAATGGGTCCTCCGCGTTTATCCGGCACTCGATCGCGTGGCCGCGGAATTCGATGTCGCGTTGGCGAAAGCCGATTTTCTCGCCAGCGGCGATACGGATCTGCTCCTGAACGATATCCACGCCAGTGATCATCTCGGTCACAGGGTGTTCGACCTGAACCCGTGTGTTCATCTCGATGAAGTAGAACTCATTGTTCTCGTAGAGGAACTCGAACGTACCGGCGCCCAGATAGCCCATTTTTTTGCAGGCGTCCGCGCAGCGATCGCCGATGCGCTCGATCAGGCGGCGTGGAATATGCGGCGCGGTGGCTTCCTCGATGACCTTCTGATGGCGGCGCTGCATCGAGCAATCCCGTTCACCGAGCCAAACCGCGTTCTTGTATTTGTCGGCCAACACCTGGATCTCGATATGGCGAGGATTCTCAAGGAATTTCTCCATATAGACTTCCGGATTGCCGAACGCGCGACCGGCCTCTTCGCGGGTCATATTGACCGCATTGACCAGCGCCGCCTCGGTATGCACCACGCGCATGCCGCGCCCGCCGCCGCCGCCGGCGGCCTTGATGATGACCGGATAGCCGACCTGCCGGGCCATGCGCACGATTTCCTTCGGGTCGTCGGGCAGGGCGCCCTCGGAGCCGGGCACGCATGGCACGCCCGCTTTGATCATGGTCTGCTTGGCCGAGACTTTATCGCCCATCAGGCGGATGGTGTCGGGGCGGGGGCCAATAAAAGTGAAGCCGGATTGCTCGACACGATCGGCGAAGTCGGCGTTCTCCGACAGGAAGCCGTACCCGGGGTGAATCGCCTGGGCGTCGGTCACCTCGGCCGCGCTGATAATCGACGGCATATTCAAATAGCTCTGCGCCGACGGGGCCGGGCCGATACAGACGGCTTCGTCGGCCAGGCGCACGTATTTGGCTTCCTTGTCGGCTTCCGAGTATATGACGACAGTCTTGATGCCGAGCTCGCGGCAGGCGCGCTGGATTCTCAGGGCGATTTCGCCGCGATTGGCTATAAGGATTTTTTCAAACATTGTCCGGGATCCTGGCAGGGAGGATGGGATGAGACCGACGGGGCAGGCGGGCCCGAGCCGTCGGTCGAGCGCAGCCGGCTCCGCTCAACCGATCACAAACAACGGCTGGCCGTATTCGACGGCCTGGCCGTTCTCGCCGAGAATTTCCTTGATGACGCCGGCTTTGTCGGCCTCGATTTCGTTGAGCAGCTTCATGGCCTCGATGATGCACAGGGTCTGGCCTTCCTTGACGGTGTCGCCGACTTGCACGAAAGGATCGGCGCCGGGCGAGGGCGCACGATAGAAGGTGCCGACCATCGGCGACGTGACCACGTGTCCTTGCGGCGCCGCCGCAGCGGGCACGGCGGCAGTCTCGGCAGCCGGCGCGGCGGCCGGTGCCGCACCGGCCTGTGTCATCATCGGCTGGTGCATCTGCATTTGCATCGGTGCGGCCATGATTTGCGGCGGCGCTTTGACGATGCGGACCTTGCCTTCACCTTCGGTGACTTCGAGTTCGGAGATGCCCGATTCTGCGACGAGGTCGATCAATGTCTTGAGTTTGCGCAAATCCATGAAGGAAGCTCCTTGATTCGTGGTCGGCCGGCGCACACGCCGGCAATAAATAAGATCTTCAGTTGCCGGACAGGCGGCGCAGTGCGAAATCGAGGGCATAGCCGTAGCCATGCCAGCCGAGGCCGCAAATCACACCCTCGGCCAATTCGGAAAAATAAGAATGATGCCGGAAGGTTTCACGGCGATGCACGTTCGATAAATGCACTTCGACAAACGGAATGCCAACCGCCGCGAGCGCATCGCGCAAGGCCACGCTGGTATGCGTGTAGGCGGCGGGATTGATAATGATGTAATCGACCTTATCGCCGGCCGCTGCATGAATGCGATCGACCAGCGCGCCCTCGTGATTGCTCTGAAAGCTCTCGAGAGTGATCGCCGCGCTCTGCGCCTGGGCCTGCAACGCTCGCTCGATGTCGGCGAGCGTCGTGTGACCATACACCCCCGGCTCCCGGGTGCCCAGCAAATTCAGATTCGGGCCGTGCAGGACGAGTATGCGATGAGGCATGTTCCGTGAGGAGATTGAAGAAATTGGGCGCAATTTAACGCTAATTGGCGAATTTTGTCCAGTGCCAAAAGATTTTGATGGGGGAAATCCCTAGGTTCGGGATTTTTTACTTTTGCTGGGTTGCACGGCGGATGCGACGATTATATCGGATGCCGGGGCCGCCCCGTCTTTGTCCGCTGTCGGCCGTGAGCGGGCTCATAACCGGCGATTTTACAGGGCATTCAGGGTCGAACGTAATTCGTCCGGCCGGATTTGCCCCAGCTTCGTCAGCCGAATTTTGCCGGTCGGGTCGATCACCACCGTAAACGGCAGGGCGCCCATGGTGTCGCCCAGTGCCCTGGACAAATCGGTGCCGGCGTAACCGGCCACGAGTAACGGGTACTGAACCTTGACCCTCGCCTCGAAAGCCTGAAGATTTTTGGCGGAATCGATGCCGATGCCGACAAATTGGACGTTTTTATCCTTGAATTCGTGTGCCATCCTCGCGAGATCGGGCATTTCCTTGACGCATGGCGAGCACCAGGGCGCCCAGAAGTTGACGACGAGCGTCCGTCGTTGCCATTGACTCAGCGATTGCTCCTGTCCGGCAAGGTCAGGGAGCCGGGTGTTGAAGAGCAATTGCACCGCTGGTCCGCCGGCCTGTTTTGGTGCGTGGGCCCGCCAAGCGACATAGGCGCCGGTCGCCAATGCGGCAGCGGCCACGATTGCGAGGAAAAAAGAACGATTTTTCTTCATCGTCGATGAATTGATTTAAACGGCGGTCAATTGATCGTGCAGCAAACTTCTGAGCCCGGCGGCGTCCAGGCGAAGCGGCCGCTTTTGCGCGTCCAGCTTTGCCGCGTTTCGCAGATCGCCCAGCGTGTAGAGAACGATATGTACGCCGACTGGCGGCTGCTCTCGATGTTGACGCCACAGAAAGCTCAGGGTCTCGACCATGCCGCGCCCGGCAAAATGGCGTGTCTCCGACACTTCGTACTGGACGCCCCGATTCAGCAATTCGATCGCCAGATCCTTGCCGTTGTCGCAAAAGGCCTGCAAGTGAATGTCGGAGTGGCTGGTCGCCGTGCCGTTGAGCACCGCGCCGACCAAATACAGGCGATAGTTCGACAGCTGCTCCATCAGCGCGAGCGCGGTCAGGCGCAATTCGCGCAGTTGCGCCGGGTGAGTGTCGGCCTGAAACAGATTGAGATAAGCACGAATTTCTTCTTCGATCTGCTCGTTATTCGGCAGCAAGTCGCCGGAAATTTTATCTTCTCCGGTGATTTGTCGGGTCGCCTTGCGTTTGGCGGAGGCATAATCGAGACCGTCTTCCGCGATCAGGCGGGCGGCAGTCATGGCGATTTCCTCGCGCAGGCGTTGAGTGTCCAGCCACGTTTTGCGCATCATGGTGGCATCATACCGGAATTCATCCGCGTGCCCGCTAGGGTAGCCGAAGCCGCGCGGTTACAATGGCTGCCGCACGTTTAACCGGAAGCGCCTGGCCGGCGTCGATCATCAGTCATGCACATTCATATTCTCGGTATCTGCGGCACGTTCATGGGCGGCCTGGCGGTGCTGGCAACAGAGGCCGGTCACACGGTGACGGGCTGCGACGCCAACGTCTATCCGCCCATGAGTACGCAACTCGAAGCGCAGGGCATTCGGCTGATCGAAGGTTACGACGCCTCGCAGGTCGCGCTCGCCCCCGACCTGTTCGTGATCGGCAACGTGGTCTCGCGCGGCAACCCGCTGATGGAAGAAATTCTCAACCGCAATTTGCCGTATATGTCCGGCCCGCAATGGCTTGGCGAGCACATCCTGCAAAACAAGTGGGTACTGGCGGTAGCCGGCACTCACGGTAAGACGACCACCACGTCGATGTTGGCGTGGATACTGGAAGACGCGGGCTACCAGCCCGGCTTTCTGGTGGGTGGCGTGCCGCTCAATTTCGGTATCTCGGCGCGCCTGACCGAGGCGGATTTCTTCGTGATCGAGGCCGACGAATACGACACGGCTTTTTTCGACAAGCGCTCGAAATTTGTGCATTACCGCCCGCGGACTGCTGTGCTCAATAATCTCGAATACGATCATGCGGACATCTTCCCCGATCTGGCGGCGATCGAGACGCAATTTCATCATCTCGTGCGAACCATCCCTGGGCAGGGGCGAATCGTCGTCAATGGCCGGGAGAGCGCGTTTGAACGGGTCCTGAGCCGCGGCTGCTGGAGCGAAGTCGAACCCTTTGGCGTATCCGAGGGCTGGCATGCCGACGGTTCCGACGAACAGTTTTTGGTCAGATACCAGGAGCGTGCGTTCGGCACGCTCAAGTGGGATCTGCAGGGGGAACACAATCGCATGAACGCGCTGGCCGCCATTGCCGCGGCCCGTCATGTGGGCGTGCCGCCGGAGCAGGCGATCGTGTCGCTGTCCAAATTCAGAAACGTCAAGCGCCGCATGGAGTTGCGGGGCACCGTGCGCGGCGTCGCGGTCTACGACGATTTCGCCCATCACCCGACGGCGATTCACACCACCGTCGCGGGGTTGCGGCACCGCATCGGCGCGCAGGCCCGTATCCTTGCCGTTCTGGAGCCGCGCTCGAACACCATGAAGCTCGGCGTGATGAAATCCCAATTGCCGGGCAGTCTGGCTGAGGCCGACCTGGTTTTCGGGTACGGCGCCCCCTCGGGCAAGGAGGCGCTCGGCTGGGACCTGGCCGGCGCGCTGGCGCCCCTGGGCGAACGCGCCCGGGCGTTCACCGACCTGGATGCCCTGGTGCGGGCGATTGTCGCCGCGGCCCGGCCGGGCGACCACATCCTGGTGATGAGCAACGGCGGATTCGGCGGCGTGCATCAGAAATTGCTCGATGCGCTTGGACAGCCGACGTAAATCGCGCATCATTCTCGCAATATCTTCGCCGATCGACGCGTCATGATTCTCTATTTGCATGGATTCCGATCATCGCCGCACTCCTTTAAGGCGCGGCTGCTGGCGGCTCGACTGCAGGCGCTGGGACACGCCCACGCCTGGGCGTGTCCGCAATTACCGGTGTCGCCGCTGGCGTCCGTTGCCATGGCCGAGAAGCTGATTGCCGACGTCCCGCCCGAGCATCTGACGTTGATCGGCAGCTCGTTGGGCGGCTATTACGCGACGTACCTTGCGCAGCGGGTCGGTTGCCGTTGCGTTCTGCTCAATCCTGCGACCCACCCTTATGACGACCTCGAACCCTGGCTGGGCGAGCATCCGCTGTGGCATGGCGGCGGCAGCGTACTGGTCGAGCAGCATCATCTCGGTGAGCTGCGCGCGTTGGAGGTGCCCAACATCAGCCGGCCCGAGCGTTATTGGCTGATCGCGGCAACCGGCGATGAGGTATTGGATTATCGCGACATGCTGGCCAAATATCCGGGTGCCAGAACAACGCTGATCGATGGTGGCGATCACGGCATCAGCGACTTTGCCGCCTATCTGGACGATGTGCTTGCGTTCTGCGGCGTCCCGCTTCCAAACGATTGAGCCGCGCTTCAGGAAGACGGCGCGGCCGGCGCGTTGGCGCGACGCAGCGCCCGCTTGGCGACACCGTTGCGCAATGCCCAACGCACCACGGGGGCGGCGGCGTGCACCCCCGGTCGCGCCACCCATTGCCGTAGCACGGCCAGGTCATTGAAGCCGAGCATCTCAGCCGCCCACGGCGGGAGCAGATCCACGCCGGCGTTGAACAGCAGTTGGCCGAACCAGCGCGTGCCTGGGTGAGGCGTCGGCAGGGCGCGCAGCACCCGAACCACTTCGCGCGTGCGCTCGTCGCTGCGCAATGCGCCGCGCATGTCCCGCAGGTAATCGGCCACCTCGGCCCGGCAAGCCGGCACGTTCGTGGCGCCCAGGCTTGTCGCGATAAGGGAAACTTCGCTGTAATAGCGATCCTGTTCGCTGCCGGGCAGCGTCGGATCCGCGTAGCGCAAATAGCTGTGCAGGAAACTGGAGACCTCGGCGACGTGCACCCACGTGAGCAGGGCCGGATCGCTCGCCGCATAGGGGTGTCCGTCGGGGGTCGTGCCGTGCACGCCGGCGTGGATGCGCCGTACGCGAGCAAGCAGGGCCTGCGCATCGGCTCGGCTGCCGTAGGTCGTGCCGGCGATGAAAGTCGCGGTGCGCCGCAGCCGCCCGATCACATCCTCGCGAAAATTCGAATGATCCCAGACGCCAGCCATGGCCAGCGGGTGCAGGCATTGGAGCAGCAGCGCACTGATGCCGCCGACCATCATCGAAGTGAAATCGCCGTGCACGCGCCAGCAGACGGCGCCCGGGCCGAACAATCCGGGGTCGCCGGGCGGCGACAGGTAGTCGATCTGCGGTGCGTTGCCGCCCGAGGTCAGGCTGACCAGCCGCACGGCAAGGGCGCTGCGCAGATATTCGAGCGGACCGCTGGGCGAGGAGGGCGAGTTGTTCATCGCATCAATGTCCGTCGCGCCGTTGCCGACGGATCACACCGTTATTCTTCGTTTGACCACAAATCCCGGGCGGGACTGGCGGCCGGGGCGGCCAGCCCGAAATGCCGGTAGGCCAGCAGGGTGGCCATGCGCCCGCGCGGCGTGCGTTGCAGGTAGCCTTGCTGGATCAGATAGGGTTCCAGCACATCCTCGATGGTATCGCGCTCTTCGCCGATCGCCGCCGCCAGGTTGTCGACCCCGACCGGACCGCCATCGAACTTGTGCAGGATGGCTTCGAGCAACTTCCGGTCCATGACGTCGAAGCCGACCGGGTCGACGTCCAGCATCGACAGCGCGGCATCCGCGACCTCGGCGGTTATCTCGCCGTCGGCCTTGACCTCGGCGTAATCGCGCACGCGCCGCAGCAGGCGGTTGGCGATGCGTGGCGTGCCGCGCGAGCGCCGTGCGATCTCGAGCGCGCCCTCGTCGCCGATCACGGCGCCCAGCAATTGGGCCGAGCGAGCCACGATGCTGGCCAGCTCGGCGGCGTTGTAGAACTCCAGTCGGGCAACGATGCCGAAGCGGTCGCGCAGCGGGTTGGTCAGCATGCCGGCGCGGGTGGTCGCGCCCACCAGCGTAAACGGCTGCAGATCGAGCTTGACGCTGCGCGCCGCCGGTCCCTCGCCGATCATGATGTCGATCTGATAATCCTCCAGCGCCGGGTACAGAATTTCCTCGACGACCGGCGACAGCCGATGAATCTCGTCGATGAACAGCACGTCGTTGGCTTCGAGGTTGGTCAGCAGCGCGGCCAGGTCGCCCGGTCGCTCGAGCACCGGGCCGGAGGTCTGACGCAAGTTGACGCCCATTTCGCGCGCGATGATATGCGCCAGCGTTGTT
It contains:
- the accB gene encoding acetyl-CoA carboxylase biotin carboxyl carrier protein, translating into MDLRKLKTLIDLVAESGISELEVTEGEGKVRIVKAPPQIMAAPMQMQMHQPMMTQAGAAPAAAPAAETAAVPAAAAPQGHVVTSPMVGTFYRAPSPGADPFVQVGDTVKEGQTLCIIEAMKLLNEIEADKAGVIKEILGENGQAVEYGQPLFVIG
- a CDS encoding TlpA family protein disulfide reductase — encoded protein: MKKNRSFFLAIVAAAALATGAYVAWRAHAPKQAGGPAVQLLFNTRLPDLAGQEQSLSQWQRRTLVVNFWAPWCSPCVKEMPDLARMAHEFKDKNVQFVGIGIDSAKNLQAFEARVKVQYPLLVAGYAGTDLSRALGDTMGALPFTVVIDPTGKIRLTKLGQIRPDELRSTLNAL
- the accC gene encoding acetyl-CoA carboxylase biotin carboxylase subunit; the protein is MFEKILIANRGEIALRIQRACRELGIKTVVIYSEADKEAKYVRLADEAVCIGPAPSAQSYLNMPSIISAAEVTDAQAIHPGYGFLSENADFADRVEQSGFTFIGPRPDTIRLMGDKVSAKQTMIKAGVPCVPGSEGALPDDPKEIVRMARQVGYPVIIKAAGGGGGRGMRVVHTEAALVNAVNMTREEAGRAFGNPEVYMEKFLENPRHIEIQVLADKYKNAVWLGERDCSMQRRHQKVIEEATAPHIPRRLIERIGDRCADACKKMGYLGAGTFEFLYENNEFYFIEMNTRVQVEHPVTEMITGVDIVQEQIRIAAGEKIGFRQRDIEFRGHAIECRINAEDPFKFTPSPGRITAWHMPGGPGIRIDSHVYNGYFVPPNYDSMIGKIIAYGATREQAINRMRVALSEIVVEGIQTNIPLHRELMLDAKFVEGGTSIHYLEHKLAQKSAVDGN
- a CDS encoding YqiA/YcfP family alpha/beta fold hydrolase, producing the protein MILYLHGFRSSPHSFKARLLAARLQALGHAHAWACPQLPVSPLASVAMAEKLIADVPPEHLTLIGSSLGGYYATYLAQRVGCRCVLLNPATHPYDDLEPWLGEHPLWHGGGSVLVEQHHLGELRALEVPNISRPERYWLIAATGDEVLDYRDMLAKYPGARTTLIDGGDHGISDFAAYLDDVLAFCGVPLPND
- the mpl gene encoding UDP-N-acetylmuramate:L-alanyl-gamma-D-glutamyl-meso-diaminopimelate ligase gives rise to the protein MHIHILGICGTFMGGLAVLATEAGHTVTGCDANVYPPMSTQLEAQGIRLIEGYDASQVALAPDLFVIGNVVSRGNPLMEEILNRNLPYMSGPQWLGEHILQNKWVLAVAGTHGKTTTTSMLAWILEDAGYQPGFLVGGVPLNFGISARLTEADFFVIEADEYDTAFFDKRSKFVHYRPRTAVLNNLEYDHADIFPDLAAIETQFHHLVRTIPGQGRIVVNGRESAFERVLSRGCWSEVEPFGVSEGWHADGSDEQFLVRYQERAFGTLKWDLQGEHNRMNALAAIAAARHVGVPPEQAIVSLSKFRNVKRRMELRGTVRGVAVYDDFAHHPTAIHTTVAGLRHRIGAQARILAVLEPRSNTMKLGVMKSQLPGSLAEADLVFGYGAPSGKEALGWDLAGALAPLGERARAFTDLDALVRAIVAAARPGDHILVMSNGGFGGVHQKLLDALGQPT
- the prmA gene encoding 50S ribosomal protein L11 methyltransferase → MYRELVVELARAQAEALSDALLDLGALSVSVEDADANTPDEQPLFGEPGLEPADTAWQHSRVIVLLDEHQDPAVLLGAAANAIGLPHMAPYTVREVAEQDWVRLTQSQFEPMQIGQRIWVVPSWHDAPQADDALVLELDPGLAFGTGSHPTTRLCMEWLEQHIDPAVKPTVLDYGCGSGILAILAKKCGAARVVGVDIDPQAIEAARYNSECNRAPVDYTLPDDCPAGQFDIVVANILSNPLKLLASMLCARVAPGGRLAISGVLERQADEVIHAYAPWLALDVWQSRDGWVCLHGQAG
- the aroQ gene encoding type II 3-dehydroquinate dehydratase: MPHRILVLHGPNLNLLGTREPGVYGHTTLADIERALQAQAQSAAITLESFQSNHEGALVDRIHAAAGDKVDYIIINPAAYTHTSVALRDALAAVGIPFVEVHLSNVHRRETFRHHSYFSELAEGVICGLGWHGYGYALDFALRRLSGN
- the ruvB gene encoding Holliday junction branch migration DNA helicase RuvB, with amino-acid sequence MIETDKLGSDRLISAAPVSPNEEVFERALRPKLLDEYVGQAKVRDQLEIFIAAARKRAEALDHVLLFGPPGLGKTTLAHIIAREMGVNLRQTSGPVLERPGDLAALLTNLEANDVLFIDEIHRLSPVVEEILYPALEDYQIDIMIGEGPAARSVKLDLQPFTLVGATTRAGMLTNPLRDRFGIVARLEFYNAAELASIVARSAQLLGAVIGDEGALEIARRSRGTPRIANRLLRRVRDYAEVKADGEITAEVADAALSMLDVDPVGFDVMDRKLLEAILHKFDGGPVGVDNLAAAIGEERDTIEDVLEPYLIQQGYLQRTPRGRMATLLAYRHFGLAAPAASPARDLWSNEE
- a CDS encoding oxygenase MpaB family protein; this translates as MNNSPSSPSGPLEYLRSALAVRLVSLTSGGNAPQIDYLSPPGDPGLFGPGAVCWRVHGDFTSMMVGGISALLLQCLHPLAMAGVWDHSNFREDVIGRLRRTATFIAGTTYGSRADAQALLARVRRIHAGVHGTTPDGHPYAASDPALLTWVHVAEVSSFLHSYLRYADPTLPGSEQDRYYSEVSLIATSLGATNVPACRAEVADYLRDMRGALRSDERTREVVRVLRALPTPHPGTRWFGQLLFNAGVDLLPPWAAEMLGFNDLAVLRQWVARPGVHAAAPVVRWALRNGVAKRALRRANAPAAPSS